In one Brevibacillus composti genomic region, the following are encoded:
- a CDS encoding short chain dehydrogenase, whose protein sequence is MKILIVGAFGTIGSAVHNDLASRHEIITAGRNGADLTVDIRSPESISAMYQRAGKVDAVINTAGDAHFGSLLELTPELNEIAILSKLKGQINLVLLGMHHVNDHGSFTLTSGIVMDDPIKGGASAAMAGGAVRAFVQSAAIEMPRGIRINHVSPTLLEESISTYGPYFPGFEPVPARRVVQAYRKSVEGSQTGQTYTVY, encoded by the coding sequence ATGAAAATTCTCATCGTAGGCGCGTTCGGTACGATTGGCAGTGCGGTACATAACGATCTGGCATCTCGGCATGAAATCATCACTGCGGGGCGAAACGGAGCAGATCTCACAGTGGACATTCGCTCCCCTGAAAGCATATCCGCCATGTATCAGAGGGCGGGTAAGGTGGATGCTGTAATTAATACAGCAGGGGATGCACACTTCGGTTCGCTTTTGGAGCTGACGCCGGAGCTTAATGAGATTGCGATTTTGAGCAAATTAAAAGGACAGATTAATCTCGTCCTGCTCGGCATGCATCATGTCAACGATCACGGAAGTTTTACGTTGACGAGCGGGATCGTCATGGATGATCCGATCAAAGGGGGGGCTTCAGCGGCTATGGCCGGCGGCGCTGTCAGGGCTTTTGTCCAATCGGCAGCTATTGAAATGCCTCGCGGGATCAGAATTAACCATGTAAGCCCGACCCTGCTGGAGGAATCGATATCTACATACGGTCCCTATTTTCCCGGCTTTGAGCCCGTGCCTGCCAGGAGGGTCGTGCAGGCCTACCGGAAAAGCGTCGAAGGCAGTCAAACCGGGCAAACGTACACCGTGTATTAA
- a CDS encoding DoxX family membrane protein produces MMDWLRSNIYASGALALIRVYLGWAWLTAGWHKVTSGFDATQYLSNAINKPVMESGTGSLMYPNFVGFLKSFALPNVELINLMIPWGEFLVGLGLLLGILTTAATFFGLVMNFMFLFAGTVSSNPWMILLGGIILAAGFNAGRLGGDYWVVSYLRTTLFPRFARKTPHLRVVTKAWPR; encoded by the coding sequence ATGATGGACTGGCTTCGATCGAATATCTATGCGAGCGGCGCGTTAGCCTTGATTCGTGTGTATCTCGGGTGGGCATGGTTGACAGCCGGTTGGCATAAAGTAACGTCCGGTTTTGATGCGACCCAATATTTATCCAATGCCATCAACAAACCGGTGATGGAGAGCGGGACGGGGAGCCTGATGTACCCCAATTTCGTCGGTTTTTTGAAAAGCTTCGCTTTGCCCAATGTCGAGCTGATCAACCTGATGATTCCATGGGGCGAATTCCTGGTCGGCCTGGGCCTGCTGCTCGGAATATTGACGACGGCCGCCACGTTCTTCGGATTGGTGATGAACTTCATGTTCCTGTTTGCGGGTACCGTATCTTCGAATCCGTGGATGATCCTGCTCGGGGGCATCATTCTGGCAGCGGGCTTTAATGCGGGTCGTTTGGGCGGAGACTATTGGGTCGTTTCGTATCTCCGGACGACACTCTTTCCGCGCTTTGCACGGAAAACGCCGCATCTTCGGGTCGTAACCAAGGCTTGGCCTAGATAG
- a CDS encoding methyl-accepting chemotaxis protein translates to MELPAAKSRDEIGTLVSGFHTSSVQAGEGNESLKQVVGQMEKIQGTVEHSHLMISRLTERSEQIGDIIDVIQGIANQTNLLALNAAIEAARAGEQGRGFAVVAGEVQKLAEQSTRSAKQIAALIIEIQGDTQGSVTSMKQVQDEVRFGLDIVHATEEKFANILHTLREVAHQVRDVAHQVQDVAQTTTVLSASSQDIASSVEAIDEIAKTSSAYSQSVASAGEEQLASMEEVTSSAASLSRLADEMQQLVSKFKL, encoded by the coding sequence GTGGAACTGCCCGCAGCGAAAAGTCGCGACGAGATCGGGACGCTGGTCAGCGGATTCCACACCTCCTCGGTGCAAGCGGGAGAGGGAAATGAGTCACTGAAGCAGGTCGTCGGACAGATGGAAAAGATCCAGGGAACCGTCGAACATTCTCATCTGATGATCTCCAGGCTGACCGAACGTTCCGAGCAAATCGGCGACATTATCGATGTCATCCAGGGCATCGCCAATCAAACCAATCTGCTGGCGCTCAATGCCGCTATCGAAGCGGCCCGCGCTGGTGAGCAGGGGCGCGGTTTTGCGGTTGTCGCAGGCGAGGTGCAAAAGCTGGCAGAGCAATCCACCCGATCCGCCAAGCAAATCGCCGCTCTGATCATCGAAATTCAGGGAGATACGCAAGGCTCGGTCACCTCCATGAAGCAGGTGCAGGACGAGGTGCGCTTCGGACTGGACATCGTCCACGCCACAGAGGAGAAATTCGCCAACATCCTGCATACCTTGCGGGAGGTTGCCCACCAGGTACGGGATGTTGCCCACCAGGTACAGGATGTTGCACAGACGACGACCGTCCTGTCCGCAAGCAGCCAGGACATTGCTTCATCCGTAGAGGCCATCGATGAGATCGCCAAAACCTCGTCTGCCTACTCGCAGAGCGTCGCTTCGGCCGGCGAGGAACAGCTCGCCTCCATGGAAGAGGTCACCTCGTCCGCCGCTTCGCTTTCCCGGCTTGCCGACGAGATGCAGCAGCTCGTCTCAAAATTTAAGCTATAG
- a CDS encoding FTR1 family protein: protein MVTIKVFLSRFVHLLFIVVRYIVCGVIVSVAVQPEVLHACLSTIFKGRGDNHMYAGLYFTHIAGLSVWFGALVILMLLLRGARVPGEQQKLAAVLTKGKVWPTLQAAAAAVLASGIGLMITAGMIGKSKPLWLKLMEEAGGMVALLFVILVTWLARSMRKALKEENETRFAPIIKRLTAVTVTSAAAIAAVVLIVSLRLT, encoded by the coding sequence ATGGTGACAATAAAAGTTTTTTTGTCACGCTTTGTTCATCTATTGTTCATCGTGGTTCGTTATATTGTTTGCGGAGTGATCGTCTCGGTTGCCGTGCAGCCCGAGGTGCTCCATGCTTGTCTGTCCACCATTTTTAAAGGAAGAGGGGATAATCACATGTACGCAGGTCTTTATTTTACGCATATTGCAGGTTTGTCCGTCTGGTTTGGCGCTTTGGTGATACTCATGCTTTTGCTTCGCGGAGCGAGAGTGCCGGGTGAACAGCAAAAGCTGGCGGCTGTTTTGACAAAAGGGAAGGTGTGGCCCACTTTGCAGGCAGCGGCAGCGGCGGTCCTCGCATCCGGGATCGGGCTGATGATCACGGCCGGCATGATCGGGAAAAGCAAGCCGCTTTGGCTGAAGCTGATGGAGGAAGCGGGCGGCATGGTTGCACTCCTGTTTGTGATTTTAGTAACATGGTTGGCACGAAGTATGCGCAAGGCGTTGAAAGAGGAGAATGAAACACGCTTTGCCCCGATCATAAAACGACTCACGGCGGTTACCGTGACCAGCGCTGCGGCGATTGCGGCTGTCGTGCTGATTGTCAGTCTGAGATTGACGTAG
- a CDS encoding response regulator transcription factor — protein sequence MKTTILVADDDPHIRELLRYYLTKEGYQLVAAQDGVTASRLLEQEQIHLAVVDVMMPGKNGWELCREIRENYDIPVILLTAKGEVRDKEKGFLAGTDDYLTKPFEPQELLYRIKALLRRYKMVSKQIIILHQTVIDRISHVVKVGEETIHLPLKEFELLSQLASFPDRTFTRAELLELIWGDDFEGDSRTIDVHIKRLREKFVGKTDDFTITTIRGLGYKLEVR from the coding sequence ATGAAGACGACCATTCTGGTTGCAGACGACGACCCGCATATTCGGGAGCTGCTCCGCTACTATTTGACCAAAGAGGGCTATCAGCTCGTCGCAGCGCAAGATGGAGTGACGGCGTCCAGGCTGCTGGAGCAGGAACAGATTCATCTGGCTGTGGTCGATGTGATGATGCCGGGGAAAAACGGTTGGGAGTTGTGCCGGGAGATTCGGGAAAACTACGACATCCCGGTTATTCTGCTGACGGCCAAGGGGGAAGTCAGAGACAAGGAAAAGGGGTTTTTGGCCGGCACTGATGATTATTTGACCAAGCCGTTTGAGCCGCAGGAGCTGTTGTACCGGATCAAGGCTTTGCTGCGCCGGTATAAAATGGTCAGCAAGCAGATCATCATCCTTCATCAGACTGTGATTGACCGCATCAGCCACGTCGTCAAAGTGGGGGAGGAAACGATTCATCTGCCGCTGAAAGAATTCGAGCTTCTCTCCCAGCTTGCCAGCTTTCCGGATCGGACATTTACCCGGGCGGAGCTCCTGGAGCTGATCTGGGGAGATGATTTCGAAGGGGATAGCCGCACCATTGATGTCCATATCAAAAGGCTGCGTGAAAAATTCGTGGGCAAAACGGATGACTTTACGATTACCACCATACGCGGCCTCGGCTATAAGCTGGAGGTGCGCTGA